From the genome of Nocardia sp. NBC_01503, one region includes:
- a CDS encoding enolase C-terminal domain-like protein, producing MGLRIFEVDSKPVRMDEDIAVAVYRFPTPHPEADATLEWDWTTAVAVRIGAGGEFGLGWTYGSPAVAEVITTHLWPVLSGGSPFDTPGCWRSMHRACRNIGTKGIAAFAISAVDIALWDLKAKLLGVPLATLFGVVRDRVPLYGSGGFTNLEETALTEQVGEWLAAGCTAVKIKIAERRGADLDRDLARVGRLRELTGPQVSIMVDANGGYTVGQARRVGAELDRLGVVWFEEPVTSDDPIGLAAVRDSVRCDVTAGEYAYDVYDAAALLEAVDCLQLDVTRCGGYTGFLRAAALAAARGLEVSGHCAPELHGPVAAAVPNLRHLEWFIDHARLGPLLAEGIPEVSDGALIVQQDRPGHGMRISESASMYRLR from the coding sequence ATGGGACTGCGCATTTTCGAGGTGGATTCGAAACCTGTGCGAATGGACGAAGATATCGCGGTAGCGGTCTACCGATTCCCGACCCCGCACCCCGAGGCGGACGCGACCCTGGAGTGGGACTGGACCACAGCGGTGGCGGTGCGCATCGGCGCGGGCGGCGAATTCGGGCTCGGCTGGACCTATGGTTCGCCGGCCGTGGCCGAGGTGATCACCACCCATCTCTGGCCGGTGTTGAGCGGTGGTTCACCCTTCGATACTCCGGGTTGCTGGCGTTCGATGCATCGCGCGTGCCGCAATATCGGGACCAAGGGGATCGCCGCGTTCGCGATCAGCGCGGTCGATATCGCCCTGTGGGATCTGAAGGCCAAGCTGCTGGGAGTGCCATTGGCCACGCTCTTCGGCGTGGTCCGTGATCGTGTACCGCTCTACGGTTCGGGCGGATTCACGAATCTGGAGGAGACCGCGCTGACCGAACAGGTCGGCGAATGGCTGGCGGCAGGGTGCACGGCGGTGAAGATCAAAATCGCGGAGCGACGCGGCGCGGACCTCGACCGGGATCTGGCACGGGTTGGTCGGCTCCGGGAACTGACAGGCCCGCAGGTGTCGATCATGGTCGACGCCAACGGTGGATACACGGTCGGGCAGGCGCGGCGAGTGGGCGCGGAGTTGGATCGACTCGGCGTGGTCTGGTTCGAGGAACCGGTCACCAGCGACGACCCCATCGGCCTTGCCGCCGTGCGTGATTCGGTGCGCTGCGATGTGACCGCGGGGGAGTACGCCTACGACGTCTACGACGCCGCGGCACTCCTGGAAGCGGTCGACTGCCTGCAGTTGGACGTCACCCGCTGCGGTGGCTATACCGGATTCCTTCGGGCGGCGGCGCTCGCCGCCGCCCGCGGGCTGGAGGTCTCGGGTCACTGCGCTCCCGAGTTGCATGGACCGGTGGCCGCGGCGGTGCCCAATCTGCGCCATCTCGAATGGTTCATCGATCATGCGCGGTTGGGTCCGCTGCTGGCGGAGGGCATACCAGAGGTGTCCGACGGCGCGCTCATCGTTCAGCAGGACCGTCCGGGACATGGCATGCGCATCTCGGAGTCGGCGTCGATGTACCGGCTGCGCTGA
- a CDS encoding TetR family transcriptional regulator, with the protein MVSALPPNKHQEKSLRTRALLLDAAIDSLAEVGYASASIADITARAGVTRGAQLHHFHTRQELFAQTIEHLTQRQREALQRRARTLGAASRGETLVELVTAPFAGKLGKASVELYVGIANEKELRRNMLRVQHELTVELLDACAARIDISRERLESAFWLTINLVRGATLDEMVGRDRLRRKQVLAEWARLADGLLA; encoded by the coding sequence GTGGTATCCGCCCTGCCCCCGAACAAGCACCAGGAGAAGAGTCTGCGTACGCGGGCGCTGCTGCTGGATGCCGCCATCGACAGCCTCGCCGAGGTGGGATACGCGAGTGCGTCGATCGCGGATATCACCGCGCGGGCGGGGGTGACACGCGGCGCGCAACTGCATCACTTCCATACCCGGCAGGAATTGTTCGCGCAGACCATCGAACATCTGACCCAGCGCCAGCGCGAGGCCCTGCAACGGCGGGCGCGGACGCTGGGAGCCGCCTCGCGTGGAGAGACCCTCGTCGAGTTGGTGACGGCGCCCTTCGCGGGCAAGCTCGGCAAGGCGTCGGTGGAGCTGTATGTCGGCATCGCCAATGAGAAAGAGTTGCGGCGCAATATGTTACGCGTACAGCATGAGCTGACCGTCGAGCTGCTCGACGCCTGCGCCGCGCGCATCGATATCTCCCGCGAGCGGCTGGAATCGGCGTTCTGGCTGACCATCAACCTGGTGCGCGGCGCCACCCTCGACGAGATGGTGGGCCGGGATCGCTTGCGGCGCAAGCAGGTTCTCGCCGAATGGGCGCGTCTGGCCGACGGATTGCTTGCCTGA
- a CDS encoding glycoside hydrolase family 15 protein, producing MVISGEQHRRTDADYSALARSGPPVHVLRDYALIADGERGALIGPRGDLSWLCVPRWDSDAVFATLLGGRGCYTVAPTGRYVWGGYYEPGTLIWHSHWVVGASVVECRDALALPADSHRAVVLRRITAVRGEAEVLATLEPATAFGREPLADITRDAEGVWCAQHGGMRMRWSGAAWAKVDRSGRFSRLSQRIHLAEGDFHDLILEVSDAPLPGERLDAETLWQATTSEWGRAVPPIGRNATAADTAQAYAVMRGLTSAGGGMVAAATTSLPEHANRGENYDYRYVWIRDQCYAGLAVAADGPHELLSSATRFVSERLLDDGPNLQPAYTVAGGRVPGIRDIGLPGYPGATSLFGNRVRDQFQLDIFGEALLLFAAAARYDLLTDQHRRAIALAVSAIRDRRDDPDAGIWELGAHRWTHSRLICAAGLRAVAGQRASGVDADSCGRLAETILAETTRTSLHPSGRWQQAPDLPDMDAALVLPAVRGALPARDARSLATFRAAERDLSRDYFVYRYQHSDLAGPLYAAEGAFLMCGFAMSLGALRLGEKSTAWRYFERNRTACGTPGLFAEEFDIRQRQLRGNLPQAFVHALMFEASVRLAEVDPGACPRE from the coding sequence ATGGTCATCTCAGGCGAGCAGCACCGGCGGACCGATGCGGACTACTCCGCGCTGGCGCGATCCGGGCCGCCGGTGCATGTGCTGCGCGACTACGCGCTGATCGCCGATGGGGAGCGTGGTGCGCTGATCGGACCGCGTGGCGATCTGTCCTGGCTGTGTGTGCCGCGCTGGGACAGTGACGCGGTGTTCGCCACGCTGCTCGGTGGCCGCGGCTGCTACACCGTCGCGCCGACCGGTCGATACGTCTGGGGCGGCTACTACGAACCGGGGACGCTCATCTGGCATTCGCATTGGGTGGTCGGTGCGTCGGTGGTGGAGTGCCGGGACGCCCTCGCGCTTCCCGCTGATTCACATCGCGCGGTGGTGCTTCGCCGAATCACCGCGGTGCGCGGGGAAGCCGAGGTGCTGGCCACACTCGAACCCGCCACCGCATTCGGCCGGGAACCGCTCGCGGATATCACCCGCGATGCCGAGGGAGTGTGGTGCGCGCAGCATGGGGGCATGCGCATGCGCTGGTCCGGGGCTGCGTGGGCGAAGGTGGATCGATCCGGCCGGTTTTCGCGGCTGTCACAGCGAATCCACTTGGCGGAAGGCGACTTTCACGATCTGATTCTGGAAGTATCGGATGCGCCGCTGCCCGGGGAGCGCCTCGACGCCGAAACCCTGTGGCAGGCGACGACATCGGAATGGGGCCGCGCGGTACCGCCGATCGGCCGCAACGCCACCGCGGCGGATACCGCACAGGCCTACGCGGTGATGCGCGGCCTCACCAGCGCGGGTGGCGGTATGGTCGCGGCGGCGACCACCAGTCTCCCCGAACATGCCAACCGGGGCGAGAATTACGACTACCGCTATGTGTGGATCCGGGATCAGTGCTATGCGGGCTTGGCGGTCGCCGCCGACGGGCCACACGAATTGCTCAGCAGCGCGACGCGTTTCGTCTCCGAGCGGCTGCTGGACGATGGCCCGAACCTGCAACCGGCGTACACGGTCGCCGGCGGGCGCGTGCCCGGGATCCGGGATATCGGGCTGCCCGGCTACCCCGGGGCGACCAGTCTGTTCGGCAACCGGGTTCGCGATCAATTCCAGCTCGACATCTTCGGTGAGGCATTGCTGCTGTTCGCCGCGGCCGCGCGATACGACCTGCTGACCGATCAGCACCGCCGGGCCATAGCCCTCGCGGTGTCGGCGATCCGCGATCGCCGGGACGACCCGGACGCGGGGATATGGGAACTCGGCGCACATCGGTGGACCCACTCCCGGCTGATATGCGCGGCGGGCCTGCGGGCCGTCGCCGGACAGCGCGCGTCCGGGGTGGACGCGGATTCGTGCGGGCGTCTCGCGGAGACCATACTGGCCGAAACCACCCGTACCAGCCTGCATCCGAGCGGTCGCTGGCAGCAGGCCCCCGACCTGCCGGATATGGACGCGGCCCTGGTACTACCCGCGGTACGCGGAGCGCTCCCCGCGCGCGACGCACGCAGCCTGGCGACGTTCCGCGCCGCCGAGCGTGATCTGTCCCGCGACTACTTCGTCTACCGGTACCAGCATTCCGATCTCGCCGGTCCGCTGTACGCCGCGGAGGGCGCGTTCCTGATGTGCGGCTTCGCGATGAGCCTGGGCGCGCTGCGACTGGGCGAGAAGTCCACGGCGTGGCGCTATTTCGAACGCAACAGGACAGCGTGCGGTACACCGGGGCTCTTCGCCGAGGAGTTCGATATCCGACAGCGTCAATTACGCGGCAACCTGCCGCAGGCGTTCGTGCACGCGCTGATGTTCGAGGCCTCGGTCCGGCTCGCGGAGGTCGATCCGGGGGCCTGCCCGCGCGAGTGA
- a CDS encoding thiamine pyrophosphate-requiring protein, translating into MAETVADHVLQRLREWGVEQVFGYPGDGINGLVAAFGRAGNQPRFIQARHEEMAAFAATGYAKFSGKVGVCAATSGPGAIHLLNGLYDAKLDHVPVVAIVGQTARSAMGGSYQQEIDLQTLYKDVASDYLVEVNVSSQLPNALDRAFRTAMARRSPTAVIIPSDLQEENYEPPQHAFKQVPSSPPGALPSTTLPPTGEIQRAAEVLNAGSKVAILIGQGARGAAEEVIEVAELTGAGVAKALLGKDVLPDDLPFVTGPIGLLGSRPSYELMRDCDTLLIVGSNFPYAQFLPEFGQARAVQIDLDGMMIGMRYPTEVNLVGDAKATLRQLIPMLRRNSDRAWRETVERHLRHWWQTIEHQSMLEAKPVNPMRVVWELSQQIPENAIVTADSGSSANWYARCLRFRGQIRGSLSGTLATMGPGVPYAIGAKFAHPERPAIALVGDGAMQMNGLAELMTIARYRELWSDPRLVVCVLHNNDLNQVTWELRAMGGAPKFEESQSLPDISYADVARCFGLNAIAVDDPDQLPGAWREALSADRPTVLDVRTDPEVPPIPPHATYEQIKDLSKSILRGDSDAWHLMLQGAKTKAQEFRP; encoded by the coding sequence ATGGCCGAGACAGTCGCCGACCACGTACTACAGCGGTTGCGGGAATGGGGGGTGGAACAGGTTTTCGGTTACCCCGGTGACGGCATCAACGGGCTCGTCGCCGCCTTCGGGCGGGCCGGCAACCAGCCGCGATTCATCCAAGCCCGGCACGAGGAGATGGCAGCCTTCGCCGCGACCGGGTACGCCAAGTTCAGCGGCAAGGTCGGGGTCTGCGCCGCGACCTCGGGCCCCGGGGCGATCCACCTGCTCAACGGCCTCTATGACGCCAAACTCGACCATGTCCCGGTCGTCGCCATAGTCGGGCAGACCGCCCGCAGCGCGATGGGCGGCAGTTATCAGCAGGAGATCGACCTGCAAACGCTGTACAAGGACGTGGCCTCGGACTATTTGGTAGAAGTCAACGTCTCCAGCCAGCTACCCAACGCATTGGACCGTGCCTTCCGCACCGCCATGGCCCGGCGATCGCCGACAGCGGTGATCATCCCCTCCGATCTGCAAGAAGAGAATTACGAACCTCCCCAACACGCCTTCAAACAGGTGCCCTCCAGCCCGCCCGGCGCCCTGCCGTCCACGACCCTTCCGCCGACCGGTGAAATCCAGCGCGCGGCCGAAGTGCTCAACGCCGGTAGCAAGGTCGCGATCCTCATCGGCCAGGGTGCGCGCGGAGCCGCCGAAGAAGTGATCGAGGTGGCCGAACTCACCGGAGCCGGGGTGGCGAAGGCATTGCTGGGCAAGGACGTACTGCCCGACGATCTCCCCTTCGTCACCGGCCCCATCGGCCTGCTGGGCAGTCGGCCGAGTTACGAACTGATGCGGGACTGCGACACCCTGCTCATCGTCGGCTCCAACTTTCCCTACGCCCAATTCCTGCCGGAGTTCGGGCAAGCGCGGGCCGTGCAGATCGACCTCGACGGCATGATGATCGGAATGCGCTACCCGACCGAAGTCAATCTCGTCGGAGACGCCAAAGCCACCCTGCGGCAACTGATTCCGATGTTGCGCCGCAACAGCGACCGGGCCTGGCGGGAGACAGTGGAACGCCACCTGCGGCACTGGTGGCAGACCATCGAACACCAGTCCATGCTCGAGGCGAAACCGGTCAACCCCATGCGGGTCGTCTGGGAGCTCTCCCAGCAGATCCCCGAAAACGCGATCGTCACAGCCGATTCCGGTTCCTCCGCCAATTGGTACGCCCGCTGTCTGCGCTTCCGCGGGCAGATCCGCGGCTCCCTGTCCGGCACCCTCGCCACCATGGGCCCCGGCGTGCCGTACGCGATCGGCGCGAAATTCGCGCACCCGGAACGGCCCGCCATCGCCTTGGTGGGCGACGGCGCGATGCAGATGAACGGTTTGGCCGAGCTGATGACCATCGCACGCTACCGCGAGTTGTGGTCCGATCCGCGGCTCGTGGTGTGTGTGCTGCACAACAACGATCTCAACCAGGTGACCTGGGAGCTGCGTGCGATGGGTGGCGCACCGAAGTTCGAGGAATCGCAATCCCTTCCGGATATCTCCTACGCCGACGTCGCCCGCTGCTTCGGGCTGAACGCCATCGCCGTCGATGATCCCGATCAGCTCCCTGGAGCCTGGCGCGAGGCCCTGTCGGCCGACCGGCCGACCGTGCTGGACGTGCGCACCGACCCGGAGGTGCCCCCGATTCCGCCGCACGCCACCTACGAGCAGATCAAAGACCTGAGCAAGTCAATTCTGAGGGGTGACTCGGACGCCTGGCACCTCATGCTCCAGGGTGCCAAAACGAAAGCCCAGGAATTCCGTCCCTGA
- a CDS encoding acyl-CoA dehydrogenase family protein has translation MPVDRLLPTSEARDLIELTRDIADKVLEPNAALYEKQERYPDEAFRALGQAGLLSLPYPEEFGGGGQPYEVYLQVLEELGARWAAVAVAVSVHSLSCHPLFVYGTDEQKQRWLPEMLSGNLIGAYSLSEAHAGSDAAALRCRATETEGGYRITGTKAWITNGGKADYYTLFARTGEGSRGISSFLVPADTPGLSFGKPEEKMGLRAVPTTTAAYDDAFLPAERLIGDPGQGLSIAFSALDSGRLGIAAVATGIAQRALDDAVAYAKDREAFGRPIIDHQGLGFVLADMAAAVDSARATYLDAARRRDAGLPYSRQASVAKLIATDAAMKVTTDAVQVFGGYGYTQDFPVERYMREAKITQIFEGTNQIQRLVIARSLANG, from the coding sequence ATGCCCGTCGACCGCCTGCTCCCCACGTCCGAAGCCCGCGACCTCATCGAGCTCACCCGCGATATCGCGGACAAGGTCCTGGAGCCGAACGCCGCGCTGTACGAGAAGCAGGAGCGCTATCCCGATGAGGCATTCCGCGCACTCGGCCAGGCCGGGCTGCTGAGCCTGCCGTATCCGGAGGAGTTCGGTGGCGGCGGCCAACCCTACGAGGTGTACCTCCAGGTCCTCGAGGAGCTCGGCGCGCGCTGGGCCGCCGTCGCGGTCGCGGTGAGCGTGCACAGCCTGTCCTGCCATCCCCTCTTCGTCTACGGCACCGATGAGCAGAAGCAGCGCTGGCTCCCGGAGATGTTGTCCGGCAACCTGATCGGCGCCTACAGCCTTTCCGAAGCACACGCCGGATCCGATGCCGCCGCTTTGCGCTGCCGCGCCACCGAAACCGAGGGCGGCTACCGCATCACCGGCACCAAAGCCTGGATCACCAACGGCGGTAAAGCCGACTACTACACTCTCTTCGCCCGCACCGGCGAAGGCTCGCGCGGCATCTCCAGCTTCCTGGTCCCCGCCGACACCCCCGGCCTGTCCTTCGGCAAACCCGAGGAGAAGATGGGCCTGCGCGCGGTCCCCACCACCACCGCCGCCTACGACGACGCCTTCCTCCCCGCCGAGCGCCTCATCGGCGATCCGGGCCAGGGCCTGTCGATCGCGTTCAGCGCCTTGGACTCCGGCCGCCTGGGCATCGCCGCGGTCGCCACCGGCATCGCCCAGCGCGCCCTCGACGACGCCGTCGCCTACGCCAAGGACCGAGAAGCCTTCGGCCGCCCCATCATCGACCACCAGGGCCTCGGCTTCGTCCTGGCCGATATGGCCGCCGCCGTCGACTCCGCCCGCGCCACCTACCTCGACGCCGCCCGCCGCCGCGACGCCGGTCTCCCCTACTCCCGCCAGGCCAGCGTCGCCAAACTCATCGCCACCGACGCCGCCATGAAGGTCACCACCGACGCCGTTCAGGTCTTCGGCGGCTACGGCTACACCCAGGACTTCCCCGTCGAGCGCTATATGCGCGAAGCCAAGATCACCCAGATCTTCGAGGGCACCAACCAGATTCAGCGGCTGGTCATCGCCCGGAGCCTGGCGAACGGTTGA